The following proteins come from a genomic window of Hymenobacter canadensis:
- a CDS encoding GNAT family N-acetyltransferase, whose product MNIRRGREADLPQVLALIQELAEYEKAPHEVTNTLSDMQRDGFGPEPIFSFFVAEDAAARIIGIALYYTAYSTWKGRMLFLEDLVVTEAQRGTGLGRKLFDAVVAEARQTGANRMKWQVLKWNEPAIGFYKKLGANLDPEWDNGNLSHEQLHAYACDPAAEAAVQQGQ is encoded by the coding sequence ATGAATATCCGCCGGGGCCGCGAGGCCGATCTGCCGCAGGTGCTGGCCCTGATTCAGGAGCTGGCCGAATACGAAAAGGCTCCCCACGAAGTCACGAACACGCTGTCCGATATGCAGCGCGACGGCTTCGGGCCGGAACCGATTTTCAGCTTTTTTGTGGCCGAGGACGCGGCCGCCCGCATCATCGGCATTGCACTTTACTACACGGCCTACTCCACCTGGAAGGGCCGGATGTTGTTCCTGGAAGACTTGGTGGTGACCGAAGCGCAGCGCGGCACCGGCCTGGGCCGTAAGCTTTTTGATGCCGTGGTGGCCGAAGCCCGGCAGACGGGGGCCAACCGCATGAAGTGGCAGGTGCTGAAGTGGAACGAGCCCGCCATTGGCTTCTACAAAAAGCTGGGTGCCAACCTCGACCCCGAGTGGGACAACGGCAACCTCAGCCACGAGCAGCTCCACGCCTACGCCTGCGACCCGGCCGCAGAAGCCGCCGTGCAGCAAGGGCAGTAA
- a CDS encoding DUF4286 family protein has protein sequence MFPYSSRLLSGSAPAFRSLTGHCFGEPTITPKFLTTMILYNVTTSLDPEIEEQWVSYMQQTHMPEVMATGFFVKSQLCRLLNEEDNGITYASQYYCVSLEQLEEYQQLAAPILIQEMEKHFGGRYASFRTMLEVLG, from the coding sequence GTGTTCCCCTATTCCTCGCGCCTGCTTTCCGGCTCAGCTCCGGCTTTCCGCAGCTTAACAGGCCACTGCTTCGGCGAGCCAACCATAACCCCCAAGTTCCTCACCACCATGATTCTATACAACGTCACGACCAGCCTCGATCCGGAAATTGAAGAGCAATGGGTGTCGTATATGCAGCAGACGCACATGCCAGAAGTAATGGCAACCGGCTTCTTCGTGAAAAGCCAGCTCTGCCGGCTGCTCAATGAAGAAGACAACGGCATCACCTACGCCTCGCAGTACTACTGCGTGAGCCTGGAGCAGCTGGAGGAATACCAGCAACTGGCCGCCCCCATCCTCATTCAGGAGATGGAGAAGCACTTTGGCGGCCGCTACGCGTCCTTCCGCACCATGCTGGAAGTGCTGGGCTAA
- a CDS encoding DUF6526 family protein, with product MANQPTKNTPMFYAWHHFVLLPAALILAGYGIRRYLDVAGEDSEISRLWFTVMALAVVGLGVLVMLRQHYALQLQDRLIRLEVRQRYFEVTGQSLRPLESQLETGQILALRFAGDAELADLTQAAIREKLSSKDIQARIKDFHFDHLRV from the coding sequence ATGGCCAACCAACCGACCAAAAATACCCCGATGTTCTACGCCTGGCACCATTTCGTGCTGCTGCCTGCTGCCCTCATTCTGGCCGGCTACGGCATCCGGCGCTACTTGGACGTGGCTGGCGAAGACTCCGAAATTTCGCGCCTTTGGTTTACCGTCATGGCGCTGGCTGTAGTGGGCCTGGGTGTGCTGGTGATGCTACGCCAGCACTACGCCCTGCAGCTGCAGGACCGCCTGATTCGGCTGGAGGTGCGCCAGCGCTACTTTGAGGTGACGGGCCAGAGCCTGCGCCCGCTGGAAAGCCAGCTGGAAACCGGCCAGATCCTGGCCCTGCGCTTTGCCGGCGACGCCGAGCTGGCCGACCTCACGCAGGCCGCCATCCGCGAAAAGCTCAGCTCCAAAGACATTCAGGCCCGCATCAAGGACTTCCATTTCGACCATCTGCGGGTGTGA
- a CDS encoding MFS transporter, translating into MKPATTASPPRSTGLLSAIVVVAALGYFVDIYDLILFSIVRVQSLNELGITAKEAVTNQGLYLINMQMGGMLLGGVLWGILGDKKGRLSVLFGSILIYSLANIANGFVQTIEQYAWLRLIAGIGLAGELGAGITLVSETLPKEKRGYGTMIVATVGVSGAMLAYWVGDRFGWRNAYFVGGGLGLALLALRVGVYESGMFEQTKKSEVERGNFFALFTNRARMARYVKCLLIGVPLWFVVGILITLAPEFGAEMGITGPVTAGLGVFWCYFGLVFGDFASGTLSQVLRSRNRALQLFLVFCGLMVAVYLFALKGATPTVFYVACFVLGISVGFWALFVTVAAEQFGTNLRATVATTAPNFARGSVIVLVPLFQALRGPLGLLGSAAVLGLVSLVVAFWAVSTLPESFGKDLDFVEE; encoded by the coding sequence ATGAAACCCGCTACTACTGCTTCTCCCCCCAGATCTACCGGCTTGCTGAGTGCCATTGTCGTCGTGGCCGCGCTGGGCTACTTCGTGGATATCTACGACCTAATCCTGTTCAGCATTGTGCGCGTGCAGAGCCTCAACGAGCTGGGCATCACAGCCAAGGAGGCCGTCACCAACCAGGGCCTCTACCTCATCAACATGCAGATGGGCGGCATGCTGCTGGGCGGCGTGCTGTGGGGCATTCTGGGCGACAAAAAAGGCCGGCTGTCGGTGCTGTTCGGCTCCATCCTGATTTATTCGCTGGCCAACATTGCCAATGGCTTCGTGCAGACCATTGAGCAGTACGCCTGGCTGCGGCTGATTGCCGGCATTGGGCTGGCCGGGGAGCTGGGCGCGGGCATCACGCTGGTGTCGGAAACCCTGCCCAAGGAAAAGCGCGGCTACGGCACCATGATTGTCGCCACGGTGGGCGTGTCGGGCGCCATGCTGGCCTACTGGGTAGGCGACAGGTTTGGCTGGCGCAACGCCTATTTCGTGGGTGGCGGGCTGGGCCTGGCGCTGCTGGCGTTGCGGGTGGGCGTGTACGAGTCGGGCATGTTCGAGCAAACCAAAAAGAGCGAGGTAGAGCGCGGCAATTTCTTCGCCCTGTTCACCAACCGGGCCCGGATGGCGCGCTACGTCAAGTGCCTGCTGATTGGGGTGCCGCTGTGGTTTGTGGTGGGCATCCTCATTACGCTGGCCCCCGAGTTCGGAGCCGAAATGGGCATTACGGGGCCCGTTACGGCCGGACTGGGCGTGTTCTGGTGCTACTTTGGGCTGGTATTCGGCGACTTTGCCAGCGGCACCCTGAGCCAGGTGCTGCGCAGCCGCAACCGCGCGCTACAGCTGTTTCTGGTGTTTTGCGGCCTGATGGTGGCCGTGTACCTGTTTGCCCTGAAGGGCGCTACACCAACCGTTTTCTATGTAGCGTGCTTCGTGCTGGGCATTTCGGTGGGCTTCTGGGCGTTGTTCGTGACGGTGGCCGCCGAGCAGTTCGGCACCAACCTGCGCGCCACCGTGGCCACCACGGCCCCCAACTTTGCGCGCGGCTCCGTGATTGTGCTCGTGCCGCTGTTTCAGGCGCTGCGCGGGCCGCTGGGGCTGCTGGGCAGCGCCGCTGTGCTCGGGCTGGTGTCGTTGGTGGTGGCGTTCTGGGCCGTGAGCACCCTGCCCGAAAGCTTCGGCAAGGATCTGGACTTCGTGGAAGAATAG
- a CDS encoding cation diffusion facilitator family transporter has translation MPHDHAGHDHAHHHGPPADGNFSKAFGWGIALNLLFVAGETAGGLWANSSALLSDAGHNLSDVLSLALAWGATLLARRRAAERFTYGYKGATIQAALLNAALLYLALGFILWDTIDHLRHPAPVNGPVVMALAGLGVLINGFTAWLFRSGQKGDVNVRGAYLHMLTDMLVSVGVVVGGALVYYTGWLWLDPAISFVILAVVGFGSWGLLRETMQLGLQAAPAGIEVAAVRQFLLARPGVTALHDLHIWPLSTQDTALTVHLVRPGATNGNQFLRELQHDLLHEFNIRHCTVQLEDEFPLMGAHGCCDEQVA, from the coding sequence ATGCCCCACGACCACGCCGGCCACGACCACGCCCACCACCACGGCCCGCCCGCCGACGGTAATTTCAGCAAAGCGTTTGGCTGGGGTATTGCCCTGAACCTGCTGTTTGTGGCCGGCGAAACGGCCGGCGGGCTGTGGGCCAACTCCTCGGCGCTGCTTTCCGATGCGGGCCACAACCTATCCGATGTACTGAGCCTGGCTCTGGCCTGGGGCGCCACGCTGCTAGCCCGGCGGCGCGCCGCCGAGCGGTTCACGTACGGCTACAAGGGCGCCACCATTCAGGCAGCGCTGCTGAACGCGGCCCTGCTGTATCTGGCGCTGGGCTTTATTCTCTGGGACACCATCGACCATTTGCGCCATCCGGCGCCGGTGAACGGGCCGGTGGTGATGGCGCTGGCCGGGCTGGGCGTGCTCATCAACGGCTTCACAGCCTGGCTATTCCGCAGTGGGCAAAAAGGCGACGTGAACGTGCGCGGCGCTTACCTGCACATGCTCACTGATATGCTGGTGTCGGTGGGCGTGGTGGTGGGCGGGGCGCTGGTGTACTACACCGGCTGGCTCTGGCTCGATCCGGCCATCAGCTTCGTGATTCTGGCGGTAGTGGGCTTCGGCTCTTGGGGGCTGTTGCGCGAAACCATGCAGCTGGGGTTGCAGGCAGCCCCGGCCGGCATTGAAGTGGCAGCGGTGCGGCAGTTTCTGCTGGCCCGTCCCGGCGTCACGGCCCTCCACGACCTGCACATCTGGCCCCTCAGCACCCAGGACACGGCCCTGACTGTGCACCTCGTGCGCCCCGGCGCCACCAACGGCAACCAGTTCCTGCGCGAGCTGCAGCACGATTTACTCCACGAGTTCAACATCCGCCACTGCACCGTGCAGCTGGAAGACGAATTCCCGCTGATGGGCGCCCACGGCTGCTGCGACGAACAGGTGGCGTAA
- a CDS encoding TonB-dependent receptor — MLRSFLTAGCLLGAGSVLAQTPPARPARTVAPATPVTGRITDAATGEALPGATLYFSDLKQATSTDAAGNFRFANLPKGRFLVQVRFVGYTPVVRTVDTGTGQPLDVALTPAETEIGQVIVTGVSASTEMRRSAIPTSVVDQTRLRQTSATNAVDAIAHTPGLSQITTGAAISKPIIRGLGANRVITLNNGAKQEGQQWGDEHGIEIDEFGIDRVEIIKGPGSLLYGSDGLAGVINFLAPDPVEDGRIVGSVAANYQTNNRQQGYSLWNAGNLNGLNWQVRGSGKVAGAYQNRFDGRVYNSGFRELNGSGYVGLNKSWGYSHLTVSSFNQILGLIEGERDSTSGRFLKTVSLGGDALAGVITDDDDLRTLNLAVPRQQINHLRIGTDNNFILGQHRLTLNVGWQQNLRREFGNPADYYEKSLFFQLRTVDYALRWFLPEMNGWNTTVGVSGMQQENQNKGVEFLIPAYRLLDGGLFGVTKKSFGKLDLSGGLRYDARRITADALYLNDDEQPVPAGQGETKFAGFRSTFRNVSGSVGGAYNFNDKWLLKANVARGFRAPNIAELGSNGIHEGTVRYEIGEPGLRAETSLQVDGGLSFVSDHVSLSADVFRNQISNYIFPRALSTPTGQDSVSVDGDRVFRYGQGDARLAGGEISLDLHPHPLDWLHFENSFSMVRALQFDQPEGQQNLPFIPADRLQSELRVNFSKVGTSRLRNLYARGTVEHNFQQNRIFSAFDTETRTPGYTLVNLGLGSDLTNAKDKTLFSVYLTLNNVFDVAYQNHLSRLKYTAINYATGRQGVFNMGRNLSVKLIVPLSFR, encoded by the coding sequence ATGCTTCGTTCTTTCCTCACGGCCGGCTGTCTGCTGGGTGCCGGCAGCGTGCTGGCCCAAACTCCGCCCGCCCGCCCGGCCCGCACGGTGGCCCCGGCCACGCCCGTTACCGGCCGCATCACCGATGCGGCCACCGGCGAGGCCCTGCCCGGCGCCACCCTGTACTTCTCCGACCTTAAGCAGGCCACGTCCACCGATGCAGCCGGCAACTTCCGGTTTGCCAACCTGCCCAAAGGCCGGTTTCTGGTGCAGGTGCGCTTTGTGGGCTACACGCCGGTAGTGCGCACCGTGGACACCGGCACCGGCCAGCCCCTCGACGTGGCCCTCACGCCCGCCGAAACCGAAATCGGGCAGGTGATTGTGACAGGCGTTTCGGCCAGCACCGAAATGCGCCGCTCGGCCATCCCGACCAGCGTGGTGGACCAGACGCGCCTGCGCCAGACCTCGGCCACCAACGCCGTGGACGCCATTGCGCACACGCCCGGCCTCAGCCAGATTACCACCGGTGCCGCCATCAGCAAGCCCATTATCCGGGGGCTGGGGGCCAACCGCGTCATCACGCTCAACAACGGCGCCAAGCAGGAAGGCCAGCAGTGGGGCGACGAGCACGGCATTGAAATCGACGAGTTCGGCATCGACCGGGTGGAAATCATCAAGGGGCCCGGCTCCTTATTGTATGGCTCCGACGGGCTGGCTGGCGTCATCAACTTTCTGGCGCCTGACCCGGTGGAGGACGGCCGCATTGTGGGCTCGGTGGCGGCCAACTACCAGACCAACAACCGCCAGCAGGGCTACTCGCTCTGGAACGCCGGCAACCTCAACGGCCTGAACTGGCAGGTGCGCGGCTCGGGCAAAGTGGCCGGCGCCTACCAAAACCGCTTCGACGGCCGCGTGTACAACTCCGGCTTCCGGGAGCTGAACGGCAGCGGCTACGTGGGCCTCAACAAAAGCTGGGGCTACTCCCACCTCACCGTCAGCAGCTTCAACCAGATTCTGGGGCTGATTGAGGGCGAGCGGGACTCCACGTCGGGCCGGTTTCTGAAGACCGTGAGTTTGGGTGGGGACGCATTGGCCGGCGTGATTACCGACGACGACGACCTGCGCACCCTCAACCTGGCCGTGCCACGCCAGCAGATCAACCACCTGCGCATCGGCACCGACAACAACTTCATTCTGGGCCAGCACCGCCTCACGCTGAACGTGGGCTGGCAGCAGAACCTGCGCCGCGAGTTCGGCAACCCGGCCGACTACTACGAGAAGTCGCTGTTCTTCCAGCTGCGCACTGTGGACTACGCCTTGCGCTGGTTTCTGCCCGAAATGAACGGCTGGAATACCACCGTGGGCGTGAGCGGTATGCAGCAGGAAAACCAGAACAAGGGCGTGGAATTCCTGATTCCGGCCTACCGCCTGCTCGATGGCGGCCTGTTCGGCGTCACCAAAAAGAGCTTCGGCAAGCTGGACCTGAGCGGCGGCCTGCGCTACGATGCGCGCCGTATCACGGCCGATGCGCTGTACCTCAACGACGACGAGCAGCCGGTGCCCGCCGGCCAGGGCGAAACCAAGTTTGCCGGCTTCCGGAGCACCTTCCGCAACGTGAGCGGCAGCGTGGGCGGGGCCTATAATTTCAACGACAAGTGGCTGCTGAAAGCCAACGTGGCCCGCGGCTTCCGGGCGCCCAATATTGCCGAGCTGGGCTCCAATGGTATCCACGAGGGCACCGTGCGCTACGAAATCGGGGAGCCGGGTTTGCGGGCCGAAACCAGCCTGCAGGTGGATGGCGGCCTGAGCTTCGTGTCGGACCACGTGAGCTTGTCGGCTGATGTGTTCCGCAACCAGATCAGCAACTACATCTTCCCGCGGGCCCTGAGCACGCCCACCGGACAGGACTCGGTGTCGGTGGACGGCGACCGGGTGTTCCGCTACGGGCAGGGCGATGCGCGGCTGGCCGGCGGCGAAATCAGCCTCGACCTGCACCCCCACCCGCTCGACTGGCTGCACTTCGAAAACAGCTTCTCCATGGTGCGGGCGCTGCAGTTCGACCAGCCCGAAGGCCAGCAGAACCTGCCCTTCATTCCAGCCGACCGGCTGCAGTCGGAGCTGCGGGTGAACTTCAGCAAGGTGGGCACCTCGCGGCTGCGCAACCTCTACGCCCGCGGCACCGTGGAGCACAACTTCCAGCAGAACCGCATCTTCTCGGCCTTCGACACCGAAACCCGCACGCCGGGCTACACCCTCGTGAACCTGGGCCTAGGCTCCGACCTGACCAATGCCAAAGACAAAACGCTGTTTTCGGTGTACCTGACGCTGAATAACGTGTTTGATGTGGCGTACCAGAACCACCTCAGCCGCCTGAAATACACGGCTATCAACTACGCCACCGGCCGGCAGGGCGTGTTCAACATGGGCCGCAACCTGAGCGTGAAACTGATTGTGCCGTTGTCGTTCAGATAG
- a CDS encoding TonB-dependent receptor, translating into MLFRVPAAPGAAWRWLWLLLLWGATQPAGAQPGCTLTVSGRVADHESRAALPGATLVVLGTQLATQTDIDGHYHLALCPGSYRVQVSFVGYAPEVLDLRLTTASAVRDVQLHPDAVLLRGAVVRGERLAAPTTQTTAALTGQALQQTRGQALGEALQRVSGVTAIQTGPGIFKPMIHGLHSNRVTLLNNGVRQEGQQWGVEHGPEIDPFIASRLTVVKGAASVRYGSDAIGGVVLVEPKPLRDSAGVGGELNLVGMSNNGLGAASGTLEGNFRQLPALSWRAQGTLRKAGTMRAPGYYLKNSGFEEGNFSGAVGWRKDGYSVEAFYSQFNSRIGILPAAHAGNQSDLLLAVGRERPLETTGFSYDIIRAYQQVRHDVAKLSGFVRTGNAGRLQLTLSHQTDFRDEYDKARPRNDERAAAGKPELSYTNRTSIGELLWEHRPWHGFTGSVGMSGTYQANRYAAGSRQFIPFYTNLAGGAFLIEKWQQGRWLLEGGLRLDRRDLAVRRADRDTTGAFFVDRSRFQYTTPAASLGATYDASAHLTLGLNAGLTRRAPAANERFSDGVHNGMYELGNDLMPGNAPLTPETALNVGLTATLHHNPRFNSELTVYQNRIRGFIYQVPLLPLVQTIRGAHISWQFLQTDATFRGLDLSSSYLLTPQLLLNLKGSVVRTRDTRANEWQILMPADRAEVSVRYDWPATGPAGRLRSPYAQLGGVAVARQTRVPRNYEARDLLAPPAGYGLLNLELGGTVRWGRLPLDLSVAGSNLLNHRYRDYLNRYRYFTNEMGRNVTLRVRVPLEFNGR; encoded by the coding sequence ATGCTTTTCCGTGTTCCGGCTGCGCCGGGGGCGGCGTGGCGCTGGCTGTGGCTGCTGCTCCTGTGGGGCGCAACGCAGCCGGCGGGCGCGCAGCCCGGGTGCACCCTGACCGTCAGCGGGCGCGTGGCCGACCACGAGTCGCGGGCGGCGCTGCCCGGCGCTACCCTGGTGGTGCTGGGCACCCAGCTGGCTACCCAAACCGACATCGACGGCCATTATCACCTAGCGCTTTGTCCCGGCTCCTACCGCGTGCAGGTCAGCTTTGTGGGCTACGCGCCCGAGGTGCTGGACCTGCGCCTGACCACTGCCTCAGCCGTGCGCGACGTGCAGCTGCACCCCGATGCCGTGCTGCTGCGCGGGGCTGTGGTGCGGGGCGAGCGGCTGGCCGCGCCCACCACCCAGACCACCGCGGCCCTCACCGGCCAGGCCCTGCAGCAAACCCGCGGCCAGGCCCTGGGCGAAGCGCTGCAGCGCGTGAGCGGCGTAACGGCCATCCAGACCGGCCCCGGCATCTTCAAGCCCATGATTCATGGGCTGCACTCCAACCGCGTGACGCTGCTCAACAACGGCGTGCGTCAGGAAGGGCAACAGTGGGGCGTGGAACACGGCCCGGAAATCGACCCGTTTATTGCTTCGCGGCTGACGGTGGTGAAGGGCGCGGCCAGCGTCCGCTACGGCTCTGATGCCATTGGCGGCGTGGTGCTGGTGGAGCCCAAGCCCCTGCGCGACTCGGCGGGCGTGGGCGGCGAGCTGAACCTGGTGGGCATGAGCAACAACGGCTTGGGCGCCGCGTCGGGCACACTGGAAGGTAACTTCCGGCAGCTACCGGCTCTGAGCTGGCGCGCCCAGGGCACGCTGCGCAAGGCCGGCACCATGCGCGCGCCGGGCTACTACCTGAAGAATTCGGGCTTCGAGGAAGGCAACTTTTCCGGGGCCGTGGGCTGGAGAAAAGACGGGTACAGCGTGGAGGCCTTCTACAGCCAGTTCAACAGCCGCATTGGCATTCTGCCGGCCGCCCACGCCGGCAACCAGTCCGACCTGCTGCTGGCCGTGGGCCGGGAACGGCCGCTGGAAACCACCGGCTTCTCCTACGACATCATCCGGGCCTACCAGCAGGTGCGCCACGACGTGGCCAAGCTCAGCGGCTTTGTGCGCACCGGCAACGCTGGCCGCCTGCAACTCACGCTCAGCCACCAGACCGACTTCCGTGACGAGTACGACAAGGCCCGCCCGCGCAACGACGAGCGGGCCGCCGCCGGCAAGCCGGAGCTGAGCTACACCAACCGCACCAGCATCGGGGAGCTGCTGTGGGAGCACCGGCCCTGGCACGGCTTTACGGGCAGCGTGGGCATGTCGGGCACGTACCAGGCCAACCGCTACGCCGCTGGCAGCCGGCAGTTCATCCCGTTCTACACCAACCTGGCCGGTGGCGCCTTCCTGATTGAAAAGTGGCAGCAGGGCCGCTGGCTGCTGGAAGGCGGCCTGCGCCTGGACCGCCGCGACCTGGCCGTGCGCCGCGCCGACCGCGACACGACGGGCGCCTTCTTCGTGGACCGCAGCCGCTTTCAGTATACCACGCCCGCCGCCTCGCTGGGGGCCACCTACGATGCATCGGCCCACCTCACGCTGGGGTTGAACGCTGGCCTGACTCGCCGCGCGCCGGCCGCCAACGAGCGGTTCAGCGACGGGGTGCACAACGGCATGTATGAGTTGGGCAATGACCTGATGCCCGGCAACGCCCCGCTCACGCCCGAAACGGCCCTCAACGTGGGCCTTACGGCCACGCTGCACCACAACCCGCGCTTTAATAGTGAGCTGACGGTGTACCAAAACCGCATCCGGGGCTTCATCTACCAGGTGCCGCTGCTGCCGCTGGTCCAGACCATCCGGGGCGCGCACATCAGCTGGCAGTTTCTGCAAACCGATGCCACGTTTCGGGGCCTGGACCTGAGCAGTTCCTATCTGCTTACACCGCAGCTGCTGCTGAACCTGAAAGGCTCGGTGGTGCGCACCCGCGACACGCGCGCCAACGAGTGGCAGATTCTGATGCCTGCCGACCGCGCCGAAGTATCGGTGCGCTACGACTGGCCTGCGACTGGCCCGGCTGGCCGCCTGCGCAGCCCTTACGCCCAGCTGGGCGGCGTGGCCGTGGCGCGCCAGACCCGCGTGCCCCGCAACTACGAGGCCCGCGACCTGCTGGCCCCGCCCGCCGGCTACGGCCTGCTGAATCTGGAGCTGGGTGGCACCGTGCGCTGGGGCCGCCTGCCGCTGGACCTGAGCGTGGCGGGCAGTAACCTGCTCAACCACCGCTACCGCGACTACCTCAACCGCTACCGCTACTTCACCAACGAAATGGGCCGCAACGTGACACTGCGCGTGCGCGTGCCGCTCGAATTCAATGGCCGCTAA